A genomic stretch from Candidatus Dormiibacterota bacterium includes:
- a CDS encoding carbonic anhydrase, translating into MRLLPSLPRRSFLARSGLALAALAGSSVGFPFEATAMPDASKTALEKLMAGNARFVADKAICPPLTARRLELAESQNPFAILVSCSDSRVPVETVFDQIPGNIFGIREAGNVLGDFGIGSVEYSVAVLKSSLILVLGHTDCGAVKSAVKHVKSGTNYPGHIQSIVNAIVPAVKQSKSAHGDWTENAIEQNVRDNVTKLSSHSSIVAEAVRAGTLHIAGGIYHLASGKVTLL; encoded by the coding sequence ATGCGCTTGCTCCCCAGCCTGCCTCGCCGATCCTTTCTCGCCCGGAGCGGCCTCGCGCTGGCTGCCCTGGCCGGCTCCTCGGTCGGGTTCCCGTTTGAAGCGACGGCTATGCCCGATGCATCCAAAACCGCGCTCGAGAAGCTGATGGCCGGGAACGCCCGGTTCGTGGCCGATAAGGCGATATGCCCGCCGCTCACGGCCCGACGCCTGGAATTGGCCGAATCGCAGAACCCGTTTGCGATCCTCGTGAGTTGCTCCGACTCGCGCGTGCCGGTCGAGACGGTGTTCGATCAAATTCCCGGCAATATTTTCGGCATTCGCGAGGCGGGGAACGTCCTGGGTGACTTCGGCATCGGCTCGGTCGAATATTCGGTCGCCGTACTGAAATCGTCGTTGATCCTCGTTCTCGGCCATACCGACTGCGGTGCGGTGAAATCCGCCGTCAAGCACGTCAAGAGCGGCACCAACTATCCGGGACACATCCAGAGTATCGTCAACGCCATCGTTCCGGCCGTGAAGCAAAGCAAGAGCGCTCATGGGGACTGGACCGAAAACGCCATCGAGCAGAACGTGCGCGATAACGTGACCAAGCTTTCAAGCCACTCGTCCATCGTAGCCGAGGCGGTCCGAGCGGGTACCCTGCATATCGCGGGCGGGATCTATCACCTCGCGAGCGGGAAGGTCACGCTCCTGTAG
- a CDS encoding S53 family peptidase — translation MQYRFRIIVAVLAASLLAACSSGGQSALPQAGAVSQLPTAQANTAQSCATLLPGDNVVCYAMYRTDVGGGNPNAPAQAHLAATTTPAGYGPSDLQSAYALPSSTAGSGQTVAIVDAYNDPNAASDLAVYRSTYGLPPCTVANGCFKQVSQSGSTTKLPRNNGGWAQEESLDLDMVSAICPNCHIILVEASSATNANLDTAVNEAAALHATEISNSYGGSESGATNSAYSHAGIIITASAGDSGTGASQPCSYATVVCVGGTSLSRSSTTRGWSETAWSGSGSGCSKYVTKPSWQTDKGCTMRSEADVSAVADPYTGVAVYDSYAYQGASGWLVFGGTSVSSPLTASVFALAGNASTQNAAQGIWAHGGTSALNDVTSGSNGTCSSSYLYICNAGVGYDGPTGWGTPNGTAAF, via the coding sequence GTGCAGTATCGTTTTCGCATCATCGTGGCCGTCCTCGCGGCCTCCCTGCTGGCCGCGTGTAGCTCCGGCGGCCAGTCGGCGCTGCCACAGGCCGGCGCCGTCTCACAGTTGCCGACGGCACAAGCCAACACCGCGCAATCCTGTGCCACCCTTCTGCCGGGCGACAACGTCGTGTGCTACGCCATGTATCGCACCGACGTCGGCGGCGGCAATCCGAATGCCCCGGCCCAAGCACACCTTGCCGCGACGACGACTCCGGCCGGCTACGGGCCGTCGGATCTGCAATCGGCATACGCCCTGCCGTCCTCGACCGCCGGATCGGGGCAGACGGTCGCCATCGTCGATGCGTACAACGATCCCAATGCGGCATCGGATCTCGCCGTCTACCGCTCGACCTACGGGCTGCCCCCGTGCACCGTTGCGAATGGCTGCTTCAAGCAGGTGAGCCAGAGCGGAAGCACCACGAAGCTGCCTCGGAATAACGGCGGCTGGGCTCAAGAAGAATCGCTCGACTTGGATATGGTCTCGGCAATCTGCCCGAACTGCCACATCATCTTGGTTGAAGCAAGCTCGGCAACCAACGCCAATCTCGACACCGCGGTAAACGAAGCGGCGGCGCTGCACGCAACCGAGATCAGCAACAGTTACGGCGGCTCGGAGTCGGGCGCCACCAACTCCGCATACTCCCACGCCGGAATCATCATCACCGCGAGCGCCGGCGACTCCGGCACCGGCGCATCGCAGCCGTGTTCGTATGCAACGGTCGTCTGCGTCGGAGGCACCAGCCTTTCGCGCTCCAGCACGACCCGCGGATGGAGCGAGACCGCTTGGAGCGGGAGCGGAAGCGGCTGCAGCAAGTACGTCACTAAGCCCTCGTGGCAGACCGACAAGGGCTGCACGATGCGTTCCGAGGCCGACGTCTCGGCCGTGGCCGATCCCTATACGGGCGTCGCGGTATACGATAGCTATGCCTATCAGGGCGCGTCCGGCTGGCTCGTGTTCGGCGGTACCAGCGTCTCCAGCCCGCTGACCGCATCGGTCTTCGCCCTGGCGGGCAATGCGTCGACGCAGAATGCCGCGCAAGGCATCTGGGCCCATGGCGGCACGTCTGCGCTCAACGATGTCACGAGCGGCAGCAATGGAACCTGCTCGTCGTCGTATCTCTACATCTGCAACGCGGGCGTGGGTTACGATGGACCGACCGGCTGGGGAACCCCGAATGGCACCGCAGCCTTCTAA
- the rplA gene encoding 50S ribosomal protein L1: MPQHHGKRFNKLAESIDKKALFSIAEAIELIKKNANAKFNETVEAHIRLGVDPKKSDQNVRGTVLLPHGTGRTVRVIAFAKGDKAKEAQEAGADIVGDQDLIDKLKAGFTEFDVAVATPDMMAAVGKELGRILAQKMPNPKAGTVSANVGNAIRDIKAGKVEYRLDKTGIIHTIVGKASFDQAQLLENVSTLMDAIVRAKPAAAKGTYLKSVTLASTMGPGVKVDPNRVKVTA; the protein is encoded by the coding sequence ATGCCGCAGCATCACGGAAAGCGATTCAATAAGCTCGCCGAGAGCATCGATAAAAAAGCGCTCTTCTCGATCGCCGAAGCTATCGAGCTGATCAAGAAGAACGCCAACGCGAAATTCAACGAAACGGTCGAAGCGCACATTCGTTTAGGCGTCGATCCGAAGAAGAGCGACCAAAACGTGCGCGGCACGGTGTTGCTCCCGCACGGAACCGGCCGCACCGTTCGCGTCATCGCGTTCGCCAAAGGCGATAAGGCCAAAGAGGCGCAAGAAGCCGGCGCAGATATCGTCGGCGATCAGGATCTCATCGACAAGCTCAAAGCCGGATTCACCGAATTCGACGTTGCGGTTGCGACGCCGGACATGATGGCGGCGGTCGGTAAGGAGCTCGGACGCATCCTCGCTCAGAAGATGCCGAACCCGAAAGCCGGCACCGTCTCCGCCAACGTCGGCAATGCGATTCGCGACATCAAAGCCGGTAAGGTGGAGTACCGCCTCGATAAGACCGGGATCATTCACACGATCGTCGGCAAGGCGAGCTTCGATCAAGCGCAGCTGCTCGAGAACGTCAGCACGTTGATGGATGCTATCGTTCGCGCCAAACCGGCGGCGGCGAAGGGCACCTACCTCAAGAGCGTTACGCTTGCGAGCACGATGGGCCCGGGCGTCAAAGTCGATCCGAACCGAGTGAAAGTCACAGCCTAA
- the rplK gene encoding 50S ribosomal protein L11 encodes MAKKVTGKIGLQLPAGKATPAPPVGPALGPYSLNIMDFCKQYNERTASQVGMIIPVEITAYEDRTFTFITKTPPASFLIKQALKIESGSKEPNRNKVGKLTQAQLEEIAKVKMPDINANDMDAAKKIIGGTARSMGVEVAE; translated from the coding sequence ATGGCCAAAAAAGTTACCGGTAAGATCGGTTTACAACTCCCTGCGGGCAAAGCGACGCCCGCGCCGCCGGTCGGTCCGGCGCTCGGGCCGTACTCCCTGAACATCATGGACTTCTGCAAGCAGTACAACGAGCGTACGGCGTCGCAAGTCGGTATGATCATTCCGGTCGAGATTACGGCATACGAAGACCGCACGTTCACGTTCATCACCAAGACGCCGCCGGCGTCGTTCCTCATCAAGCAGGCGTTGAAAATCGAATCGGGTTCCAAGGAGCCCAATCGCAATAAGGTCGGCAAGCTGACCCAAGCGCAGCTCGAAGAGATCGCCAAGGTGAAGATGCCCGACATCAATGCGAACGATATGGACGCCGCAAAGAAGATCATCGGCGGCACCGCTCGTTCGATGGGTGTGGAGGTAGCTGAATAA